The following are encoded in a window of Felis catus isolate Fca126 chromosome B2 unlocalized genomic scaffold, F.catus_Fca126_mat1.0 chrB2_random_Un_scaffold_44, whole genome shotgun sequence genomic DNA:
- the LOC111558978 gene encoding neurogenic locus notch homolog protein 4-like isoform X2: MQPPSLLLLLLCHSVVKTRVLRCGDFPEPCANGGTCLSLSQGQGSCQCAPGFLGETCQFPDPCQDAQLCQNGGSCQALLPALPGSPSLPSPLAPSFSCTCPSGFTGQRCQAQLKDPCSSFCSKMGRCHIQASGRPRCSCLPGWTGEQCQLRDFCSANPCVNGGVCLATYPQIQCRCPPGFEGHACEHDINECFLDPGPCPKGTSCHNTLGSFWCHCPTGQEGPRCELQPGPCPTTGCPNGGTCQLVPGRDSTLHLCLCPQGFRGPSCEVNPDDCAGHQCQNGGTCPDGLSTYTCLCPEAWTGWDCSEDVDECEAQGPPRCQNGGTCQNSAGSFHCVCVSSWGGTGCEENLDDCVAATCAPGSTCIDRVGSFSCLCPPGRTGLLCHMEDMCLNQPCHGEAQCSTNPLTGSPLCLCQPGYSGPTCHQDLDECQMGTEVSSLCQNGGLCIDSGSSYFCHCPPGFQGSVCQDRVNPCESRPCQHGATCMAQPTGYLCQCAPGYNGQNCSKESNACQSQPCHNHGTCTHKPGGFYCTCPPGFVGLRCEGDVDECLDQPCHPPGTAACHSLANDLYCQWLPGYTGQWCEVETDPCQSQPCSNGGSCETTAGPPLGFTCHCLQGFDGPTCNHRAPSCGHHHCHHGGLCLPSPKPGFPPRCACLNGYGGPDCLTPPAPHGCGPPSPFLHNGSCSEIPGLGSPAFRCSCPPSSPGPRCQRPGAKGCEGRGGDGACDAGCSGPGGNWDGGDCSLGVPDPWKGCPSLSRCWLLFRDGQCHPQCDSAECLFDGYDCETPPACT; this comes from the exons ATGCAGCCCCcttcactgctgctgctgctgctgtgtcaCTCAGTCGTCAAGACCAGAG TGCTTCGGTGTGGGGACTTCCCAGAACCCTGTGCCAATGGAGGCACCTGCCTGAGCCTATCTCAGGGACAAGGGAGCTGCCA gtgtGCCCCTGGCTTCCTGGGTGAGACATGCCAGTTTCCTGACCCCTGCCAGGATGCCCAGCTCTGCCAGAATGGGGGCAGCTGCCAAGCTCTGCTCCCCGccctcccaggctcccccagcCTTCCCTCTCCCTTGGCCCCCAGCTTCTCCTGCACCTGCCCCTCTGGCTTCACTGGCCAGAGGTGCCAGGCCCAACTCAAGGACCCCTGTTCTTCCTTCTGTTCCAAAATGGGCCGCTGCCATATCCAGGCCTCAGGCCGCCCACGATGTTCCTGTCTGCCTGGATGGACAG GTGAGCAGTGCCAGCTTCGGGACTTCTGCTCAGCCAATCCCTGCGTCAATGGAGGGGTGTGTCTGGCCACGTACCCCCAGATCCAGTGCCGCTGCCCACCTGGCTTCGAGGGTCATGCCTGCGAACATGATATCAATGAGTGTTTCCTGGACCCAGGGCCCTGCCCCAAAGGCACTTCCTGCCATAACACCTTGGGATCTTTCTGGTGTCACTGCCCCACTGGGCAGGAGGGTCCACGCTGTGAGCTCCAGCCAGGACCCTGCCCCACTACGGGCTGTCCCAATGGGGGCACCTGTCAGCTGGTTCCAGGGAGAGactccaccctccacctctgcctctgcccccaag GTTTCAGAGGCCCGAGCTGTGAGGTGAATCCAGATGACTGTGCTGGGCACCAGTGTCAGAACGGGGGCACTTGCCCGGATGGGCTGAGCACCTACACGTGCCTCTGCCCAGAGGCCTGGACAG GCTGGGATTGCTCCGAAGATGTGGATGAATGTGAGGCTCAGGGTCCCCCTCGCTGCCAAAATGGGGGTACCTGCCAGAACTCAGCTGGCAgcttccattgtgtgtgtgtgagcagctGGGGAGGCACAGGCTGTGAAGAGAACCTAGACGACTGTGTTGCTGCCACCTGTGCCCCGGGATCCACCTGCATCGATCGTGTGGGCTCCTTCTCCTGCCTTTGCCCACCTGGCCGCACAG GACTCCTGTGCCACATGGAGGACATGTGCCTGAACCAGCCATGCCACGGGGAAGCCCAGTGCAGCACCAATCCCCTGACAGGCTCTCCACTCTGCCTGTGTCAGCCTGGCTACTCGGGGCCCACCTGCCACCAGGACCTGGACGAGTGTCAGATGG GCACAGAAGTTTCTTCCCTGTGCCAGAATGGAGGTCTCTGCATCGACAGTGGCTCCTCCTATTTCTGCCACTGCCCCCCTGGATTCCAAGGCAGCGTATGTCAGGACAGGGTGAACCCATGTGAGTCCAGGCCCTGCCAACATGGGGCCACGTGCATGGCCCAGCCCACTGGGTATCTCTGCCAG TGTGCCCCAGGCTATAATGGACAGAACTGCTCAAAGGAATCCAACGCTTGTCAATCCCAGCCCTGTCACAACCATGGGACCTGCACCCACAAACCTGGAGGATTCTACTGCACCTGCCCTCCAGGGTTTGTGGGGTTGCGCTGTGAAGGGGACGTAGATGAGTGTCTGGACCAGCCCTGCCACCCCCCAGGCACTGCAGCCTGCCACTCTCTGGCCAATGATTTGTACTGTCAATGGCTGCCTGGATACACGG GCCAGTGGTGTGAAGTGGAGACAGACCCTTGCCAGAGCCAGCCCTGCTCCAACGGAGGGTCTTGTGAGACAACAGCAGGACCACCCCTGGGTTTCACCTGCCACTGCCTCCAG GGTTTTGACGGCCCCACCTGTAACCACAGAGCCCCCTCCTGtggccaccaccactgccaccacggTGGCCtgtgtctgccctcccccaagcCTGGCTTCCCACCCCGCTGTGCCTGCCTCAATGGCTACGGGGGCCCTGACTGTCTGACCCCACCTGCTCCTCATGGCTGTGGCCCTCCTTCTCCATTCCTACACAATGGCAGTTGCTCAGAGATCCCTGGGCTGGGGTCCCCAGCCTTCCGATGCTCCTGCCCTCCCAGCTCTCCAGGGCCCCGGTGTCAGAGGCCTGGAGCAAAGGGATGTGAGGGCAGAGGTGGAGATGGGGCCTGTGATGCTGGCTGCAGCGGCCCTGGAGGAAATTGGGATGGGGGAGACTGCTCCCTGGGGGTCCCGGACCCCTGGAAGggctgcccttccctctcccggTGTTGGCTTCTCTTCCGGGATGGGCAGTGCCACCCACAGTGTGACTCTGCAGAGTGTCTGTTTGATGGCTACGACTGTGAGACTCCTCCAGCCTGCACGTGA
- the LOC111558978 gene encoding neurogenic locus notch homolog protein 4-like isoform X3, with product MQPPSLLLLLLCHSVVKTRVLRCGDFPEPCANGGTCLSLSQGQGSCQCAPGFLGETCQFPDPCQDAQLCQNGGSCQALLPALPGSPSLPSPLAPSFSCTCPSGFTGQRCQAQLKDPCSSFCSKMGRCHIQASGRPRCSCLPGWTGEQCQLRDFCSANPCVNGGVCLATYPQIQCRCPPGFEGHACEHDINECFLDPGPCPKGTSCHNTLGSFWCHCPTGQEGPRCELQPGPCPTTGCPNGGTCQLVPGRDSTLHLCLCPQGFRGPSCEVNPDDCAGHQCQNGGTCPDGLSTYTCLCPEAWTGWDCSEDVDECEAQGPPRCQNGGTCQNSAGSFHCVCVSSWGGTGCEENLDDCVAATCAPGSTCIDRVGSFSCLCPPGRTGLLCHMEDMCLNQPCHGEAQCSTNPLTGSPLCLCQPGYSGPTCHQDLDECQMAQQGPSPCEHGGSCLNTPGSFDCLCPPGYTGSRCEADHNECLSQPCHLGSTCLDLLATFHCLCPPGTEVSSLCQNGGLCIDSGSSYFCHCPPGFQGSVCQDRVNPCESRPCQHGATCMAQPTGYLCQCAPGYNGQNCSKESNACQSQPCHNHGTCTHKPGGFYCTCPPGFVGLRCEGDVDECLDQPCHPPGTAACHSLANDLYCQWLPGYTGQWCEVETDPCQSQPCSNGGSCETTAGPPLGFTCHCLQGEPQVSSF from the exons ATGCAGCCCCcttcactgctgctgctgctgctgtgtcaCTCAGTCGTCAAGACCAGAG TGCTTCGGTGTGGGGACTTCCCAGAACCCTGTGCCAATGGAGGCACCTGCCTGAGCCTATCTCAGGGACAAGGGAGCTGCCA gtgtGCCCCTGGCTTCCTGGGTGAGACATGCCAGTTTCCTGACCCCTGCCAGGATGCCCAGCTCTGCCAGAATGGGGGCAGCTGCCAAGCTCTGCTCCCCGccctcccaggctcccccagcCTTCCCTCTCCCTTGGCCCCCAGCTTCTCCTGCACCTGCCCCTCTGGCTTCACTGGCCAGAGGTGCCAGGCCCAACTCAAGGACCCCTGTTCTTCCTTCTGTTCCAAAATGGGCCGCTGCCATATCCAGGCCTCAGGCCGCCCACGATGTTCCTGTCTGCCTGGATGGACAG GTGAGCAGTGCCAGCTTCGGGACTTCTGCTCAGCCAATCCCTGCGTCAATGGAGGGGTGTGTCTGGCCACGTACCCCCAGATCCAGTGCCGCTGCCCACCTGGCTTCGAGGGTCATGCCTGCGAACATGATATCAATGAGTGTTTCCTGGACCCAGGGCCCTGCCCCAAAGGCACTTCCTGCCATAACACCTTGGGATCTTTCTGGTGTCACTGCCCCACTGGGCAGGAGGGTCCACGCTGTGAGCTCCAGCCAGGACCCTGCCCCACTACGGGCTGTCCCAATGGGGGCACCTGTCAGCTGGTTCCAGGGAGAGactccaccctccacctctgcctctgcccccaag GTTTCAGAGGCCCGAGCTGTGAGGTGAATCCAGATGACTGTGCTGGGCACCAGTGTCAGAACGGGGGCACTTGCCCGGATGGGCTGAGCACCTACACGTGCCTCTGCCCAGAGGCCTGGACAG GCTGGGATTGCTCCGAAGATGTGGATGAATGTGAGGCTCAGGGTCCCCCTCGCTGCCAAAATGGGGGTACCTGCCAGAACTCAGCTGGCAgcttccattgtgtgtgtgtgagcagctGGGGAGGCACAGGCTGTGAAGAGAACCTAGACGACTGTGTTGCTGCCACCTGTGCCCCGGGATCCACCTGCATCGATCGTGTGGGCTCCTTCTCCTGCCTTTGCCCACCTGGCCGCACAG GACTCCTGTGCCACATGGAGGACATGTGCCTGAACCAGCCATGCCACGGGGAAGCCCAGTGCAGCACCAATCCCCTGACAGGCTCTCCACTCTGCCTGTGTCAGCCTGGCTACTCGGGGCCCACCTGCCACCAGGACCTGGACGAGTGTCAGATGG CCCAGCAAGGCCCCAGTCCCTGTGAACACGGCGGCTCTTGCCTCAACACCCCTGGCTCCTTTGACTGCCTCTGTCCCCCTGGCTACACGGGCTCCCGCTGCGAGGCTGATCACAATGAGTGCCTGTCCCAGCCCTGCCATCTAGGCAGCACCTGCCTGGACCTGCTTGCCACCTTCCACTGCCTCTGCCCACCAG GCACAGAAGTTTCTTCCCTGTGCCAGAATGGAGGTCTCTGCATCGACAGTGGCTCCTCCTATTTCTGCCACTGCCCCCCTGGATTCCAAGGCAGCGTATGTCAGGACAGGGTGAACCCATGTGAGTCCAGGCCCTGCCAACATGGGGCCACGTGCATGGCCCAGCCCACTGGGTATCTCTGCCAG TGTGCCCCAGGCTATAATGGACAGAACTGCTCAAAGGAATCCAACGCTTGTCAATCCCAGCCCTGTCACAACCATGGGACCTGCACCCACAAACCTGGAGGATTCTACTGCACCTGCCCTCCAGGGTTTGTGGGGTTGCGCTGTGAAGGGGACGTAGATGAGTGTCTGGACCAGCCCTGCCACCCCCCAGGCACTGCAGCCTGCCACTCTCTGGCCAATGATTTGTACTGTCAATGGCTGCCTGGATACACGG GCCAGTGGTGTGAAGTGGAGACAGACCCTTGCCAGAGCCAGCCCTGCTCCAACGGAGGGTCTTGTGAGACAACAGCAGGACCACCCCTGGGTTTCACCTGCCACTGCCTCCAG gGAGAGCCCCAAGTTTCCTCCTTTTGA
- the LOC111558978 gene encoding neurogenic locus notch homolog protein 4-like isoform X7, whose translation MQPPSLLLLLLCHSVVKTRVLRCGDFPEPCANGGTCLSLSQGQGSCQCAPGFLGETCQFPDPCQDAQLCQNGGSCQALLPALPGSPSLPSPLAPSFSCTCPSGFTGQRCQAQLKDPCSSFCSKMGRCHIQASGRPRCSCLPGWTGEQCQLRDFCSANPCVNGGVCLATYPQIQCRCPPGFEGHACEHDINECFLDPGPCPKGTSCHNTLGSFWCHCPTGQEGPRCELQPGPCPTTGCPNGGTCQLVPGRDSTLHLCLCPQGFRGPSCEVNPDDCAGHQCQNGGTCPDGLSTYTCLCPEAWTGWDCSEDVDECEAQGPPRCQNGGTCQNSAGSFHCVCVSSWGGTGCEENLDDCVAATCAPGSTCIDRVGSFSCLCPPGRTGLLCHMEDMCLNQPCHGEAQCSTNPLTGSPLCLCQPGYSGPTCHQDLDECQMAQQGPSPCEHGGSCLNTPGSFDCLCPPGYTGSRCEADHNECLSQPCHLGSTCLDLLATFHCLCPPGTEVSSLCQNGGLCIDSGSSYFCHCPPGFQGSVCQDRVNPCESRPCQHGATCMAQPTGYLCQASGVKWRQTLARASPAPTEGLVRQQQDHPWVSPATASRESPKFPPFEDLSPLSGEPHLAAEKT comes from the exons ATGCAGCCCCcttcactgctgctgctgctgctgtgtcaCTCAGTCGTCAAGACCAGAG TGCTTCGGTGTGGGGACTTCCCAGAACCCTGTGCCAATGGAGGCACCTGCCTGAGCCTATCTCAGGGACAAGGGAGCTGCCA gtgtGCCCCTGGCTTCCTGGGTGAGACATGCCAGTTTCCTGACCCCTGCCAGGATGCCCAGCTCTGCCAGAATGGGGGCAGCTGCCAAGCTCTGCTCCCCGccctcccaggctcccccagcCTTCCCTCTCCCTTGGCCCCCAGCTTCTCCTGCACCTGCCCCTCTGGCTTCACTGGCCAGAGGTGCCAGGCCCAACTCAAGGACCCCTGTTCTTCCTTCTGTTCCAAAATGGGCCGCTGCCATATCCAGGCCTCAGGCCGCCCACGATGTTCCTGTCTGCCTGGATGGACAG GTGAGCAGTGCCAGCTTCGGGACTTCTGCTCAGCCAATCCCTGCGTCAATGGAGGGGTGTGTCTGGCCACGTACCCCCAGATCCAGTGCCGCTGCCCACCTGGCTTCGAGGGTCATGCCTGCGAACATGATATCAATGAGTGTTTCCTGGACCCAGGGCCCTGCCCCAAAGGCACTTCCTGCCATAACACCTTGGGATCTTTCTGGTGTCACTGCCCCACTGGGCAGGAGGGTCCACGCTGTGAGCTCCAGCCAGGACCCTGCCCCACTACGGGCTGTCCCAATGGGGGCACCTGTCAGCTGGTTCCAGGGAGAGactccaccctccacctctgcctctgcccccaag GTTTCAGAGGCCCGAGCTGTGAGGTGAATCCAGATGACTGTGCTGGGCACCAGTGTCAGAACGGGGGCACTTGCCCGGATGGGCTGAGCACCTACACGTGCCTCTGCCCAGAGGCCTGGACAG GCTGGGATTGCTCCGAAGATGTGGATGAATGTGAGGCTCAGGGTCCCCCTCGCTGCCAAAATGGGGGTACCTGCCAGAACTCAGCTGGCAgcttccattgtgtgtgtgtgagcagctGGGGAGGCACAGGCTGTGAAGAGAACCTAGACGACTGTGTTGCTGCCACCTGTGCCCCGGGATCCACCTGCATCGATCGTGTGGGCTCCTTCTCCTGCCTTTGCCCACCTGGCCGCACAG GACTCCTGTGCCACATGGAGGACATGTGCCTGAACCAGCCATGCCACGGGGAAGCCCAGTGCAGCACCAATCCCCTGACAGGCTCTCCACTCTGCCTGTGTCAGCCTGGCTACTCGGGGCCCACCTGCCACCAGGACCTGGACGAGTGTCAGATGG CCCAGCAAGGCCCCAGTCCCTGTGAACACGGCGGCTCTTGCCTCAACACCCCTGGCTCCTTTGACTGCCTCTGTCCCCCTGGCTACACGGGCTCCCGCTGCGAGGCTGATCACAATGAGTGCCTGTCCCAGCCCTGCCATCTAGGCAGCACCTGCCTGGACCTGCTTGCCACCTTCCACTGCCTCTGCCCACCAG GCACAGAAGTTTCTTCCCTGTGCCAGAATGGAGGTCTCTGCATCGACAGTGGCTCCTCCTATTTCTGCCACTGCCCCCCTGGATTCCAAGGCAGCGTATGTCAGGACAGGGTGAACCCATGTGAGTCCAGGCCCTGCCAACATGGGGCCACGTGCATGGCCCAGCCCACTGGGTATCTCTGCCAG GCCAGTGGTGTGAAGTGGAGACAGACCCTTGCCAGAGCCAGCCCTGCTCCAACGGAGGGTCTTGTGAGACAACAGCAGGACCACCCCTGGGTTTCACCTGCCACTGCCTCCAG gGAGAGCCCCAAGTTTCCTCCTTTTGAGGATCTATCTCCTCTGTCTGGGGAGCCCCATCTTGCGGCAGAGAAGACATAG
- the LOC111558978 gene encoding neurogenic locus notch homolog protein 4-like isoform X4: MQPPSLLLLLLCHSVVKTRVLRCGDFPEPCANGGTCLSLSQGQGSCQCAPGFLGETCQFPDPCQDAQLCQNGGSCQALLPALPGSPSLPSPLAPSFSCTCPSGFTGQRCQAQLKDPCSSFCSKMGRCHIQASGRPRCSCLPGWTGEQCQLRDFCSANPCVNGGVCLATYPQIQCRCPPGFEGHACEHDINECFLDPGPCPKGTSCHNTLGSFWCHCPTGQEGPRCELQPGPCPTTGCPNGGTCQLVPGRDSTLHLCLCPQGFRGPSCEVNPDDCAGHQCQNGGTCPDGLSTYTCLCPEAWTGWDCSEDVDECEAQGPPRCQNGGTCQNSAGSFHCVCVSSWGGTGCEENLDDCVAATCAPGSTCIDRVGSFSCLCPPGRTGLLCHMEDMCLNQPCHGEAQCSTNPLTGSPLCLCQPGYSGPTCHQDLDECQMAQQGPSPCEHGGSCLNTPGSFDCLCPPGYTGSRCEADHNECLSQPCHLGSTCLDLLATFHCLCPPGTEVSSLCQNGGLCIDSGSSYFCHCPPGFQGSVCQDRVNPCESRPCQHGATCMAQPTGYLCQCAPGYNGQNCSKESNACQSQPCHNHGTCTHKPGGFYCTCPPGFVGLRCEGDVDECLDQPCHPPGTAACHSLANDLYCQWLPGYTGQWCEVETDPCQSQPCSNGGSCETTAGPPLGFTCHCLQKDQTA, encoded by the exons ATGCAGCCCCcttcactgctgctgctgctgctgtgtcaCTCAGTCGTCAAGACCAGAG TGCTTCGGTGTGGGGACTTCCCAGAACCCTGTGCCAATGGAGGCACCTGCCTGAGCCTATCTCAGGGACAAGGGAGCTGCCA gtgtGCCCCTGGCTTCCTGGGTGAGACATGCCAGTTTCCTGACCCCTGCCAGGATGCCCAGCTCTGCCAGAATGGGGGCAGCTGCCAAGCTCTGCTCCCCGccctcccaggctcccccagcCTTCCCTCTCCCTTGGCCCCCAGCTTCTCCTGCACCTGCCCCTCTGGCTTCACTGGCCAGAGGTGCCAGGCCCAACTCAAGGACCCCTGTTCTTCCTTCTGTTCCAAAATGGGCCGCTGCCATATCCAGGCCTCAGGCCGCCCACGATGTTCCTGTCTGCCTGGATGGACAG GTGAGCAGTGCCAGCTTCGGGACTTCTGCTCAGCCAATCCCTGCGTCAATGGAGGGGTGTGTCTGGCCACGTACCCCCAGATCCAGTGCCGCTGCCCACCTGGCTTCGAGGGTCATGCCTGCGAACATGATATCAATGAGTGTTTCCTGGACCCAGGGCCCTGCCCCAAAGGCACTTCCTGCCATAACACCTTGGGATCTTTCTGGTGTCACTGCCCCACTGGGCAGGAGGGTCCACGCTGTGAGCTCCAGCCAGGACCCTGCCCCACTACGGGCTGTCCCAATGGGGGCACCTGTCAGCTGGTTCCAGGGAGAGactccaccctccacctctgcctctgcccccaag GTTTCAGAGGCCCGAGCTGTGAGGTGAATCCAGATGACTGTGCTGGGCACCAGTGTCAGAACGGGGGCACTTGCCCGGATGGGCTGAGCACCTACACGTGCCTCTGCCCAGAGGCCTGGACAG GCTGGGATTGCTCCGAAGATGTGGATGAATGTGAGGCTCAGGGTCCCCCTCGCTGCCAAAATGGGGGTACCTGCCAGAACTCAGCTGGCAgcttccattgtgtgtgtgtgagcagctGGGGAGGCACAGGCTGTGAAGAGAACCTAGACGACTGTGTTGCTGCCACCTGTGCCCCGGGATCCACCTGCATCGATCGTGTGGGCTCCTTCTCCTGCCTTTGCCCACCTGGCCGCACAG GACTCCTGTGCCACATGGAGGACATGTGCCTGAACCAGCCATGCCACGGGGAAGCCCAGTGCAGCACCAATCCCCTGACAGGCTCTCCACTCTGCCTGTGTCAGCCTGGCTACTCGGGGCCCACCTGCCACCAGGACCTGGACGAGTGTCAGATGG CCCAGCAAGGCCCCAGTCCCTGTGAACACGGCGGCTCTTGCCTCAACACCCCTGGCTCCTTTGACTGCCTCTGTCCCCCTGGCTACACGGGCTCCCGCTGCGAGGCTGATCACAATGAGTGCCTGTCCCAGCCCTGCCATCTAGGCAGCACCTGCCTGGACCTGCTTGCCACCTTCCACTGCCTCTGCCCACCAG GCACAGAAGTTTCTTCCCTGTGCCAGAATGGAGGTCTCTGCATCGACAGTGGCTCCTCCTATTTCTGCCACTGCCCCCCTGGATTCCAAGGCAGCGTATGTCAGGACAGGGTGAACCCATGTGAGTCCAGGCCCTGCCAACATGGGGCCACGTGCATGGCCCAGCCCACTGGGTATCTCTGCCAG TGTGCCCCAGGCTATAATGGACAGAACTGCTCAAAGGAATCCAACGCTTGTCAATCCCAGCCCTGTCACAACCATGGGACCTGCACCCACAAACCTGGAGGATTCTACTGCACCTGCCCTCCAGGGTTTGTGGGGTTGCGCTGTGAAGGGGACGTAGATGAGTGTCTGGACCAGCCCTGCCACCCCCCAGGCACTGCAGCCTGCCACTCTCTGGCCAATGATTTGTACTGTCAATGGCTGCCTGGATACACGG GCCAGTGGTGTGAAGTGGAGACAGACCCTTGCCAGAGCCAGCCCTGCTCCAACGGAGGGTCTTGTGAGACAACAGCAGGACCACCCCTGGGTTTCACCTGCCACTGCCTCCAG AAAGATCAGACAGCCTAG
- the LOC111558978 gene encoding neurogenic locus notch homolog protein 4-like isoform X5, translated as MQPPSLLLLLLCHSVVKTRVLRCGDFPEPCANGGTCLSLSQGQGSCQCAPGFLGETCQFPDPCQDAQLCQNGGSCQALLPALPGSPSLPSPLAPSFSCTCPSGFTGQRCQAQLKDPCSSFCSKMGRCHIQASGRPRCSCLPGWTGEQCQLRDFCSANPCVNGGVCLATYPQIQCRCPPGFEGHACEHDINECFLDPGPCPKGTSCHNTLGSFWCHCPTGQEGPRCELQPGPCPTTGCPNGGTCQLVPGRDSTLHLCLCPQGFRGPSCEVNPDDCAGHQCQNGGTCPDGLSTYTCLCPEAWTGWDCSEDVDECEAQGPPRCQNGGTCQNSAGSFHCVCVSSWGGTGCEENLDDCVAATCAPGSTCIDRVGSFSCLCPPGRTGLLCHMEDMCLNQPCHGEAQCSTNPLTGSPLCLCQPGYSGPTCHQDLDECQMAQQGPSPCEHGGSCLNTPGSFDCLCPPGYTGSRCEADHNECLSQPCHLGSTCLDLLATFHCLCPPGTEVSSLCQNGGLCIDSGSSYFCHCPPGFQGSVCQDRVNPCESRPCQHGATCMAQPTGYLCQASGVKWRQTLARASPAPTEGLVRQQQDHPWVSPATASRKIRQPSSIPAMSLVTTRGRCLAALDKDTAPLQQRIQINLLQDLVHSLRQLL; from the exons ATGCAGCCCCcttcactgctgctgctgctgctgtgtcaCTCAGTCGTCAAGACCAGAG TGCTTCGGTGTGGGGACTTCCCAGAACCCTGTGCCAATGGAGGCACCTGCCTGAGCCTATCTCAGGGACAAGGGAGCTGCCA gtgtGCCCCTGGCTTCCTGGGTGAGACATGCCAGTTTCCTGACCCCTGCCAGGATGCCCAGCTCTGCCAGAATGGGGGCAGCTGCCAAGCTCTGCTCCCCGccctcccaggctcccccagcCTTCCCTCTCCCTTGGCCCCCAGCTTCTCCTGCACCTGCCCCTCTGGCTTCACTGGCCAGAGGTGCCAGGCCCAACTCAAGGACCCCTGTTCTTCCTTCTGTTCCAAAATGGGCCGCTGCCATATCCAGGCCTCAGGCCGCCCACGATGTTCCTGTCTGCCTGGATGGACAG GTGAGCAGTGCCAGCTTCGGGACTTCTGCTCAGCCAATCCCTGCGTCAATGGAGGGGTGTGTCTGGCCACGTACCCCCAGATCCAGTGCCGCTGCCCACCTGGCTTCGAGGGTCATGCCTGCGAACATGATATCAATGAGTGTTTCCTGGACCCAGGGCCCTGCCCCAAAGGCACTTCCTGCCATAACACCTTGGGATCTTTCTGGTGTCACTGCCCCACTGGGCAGGAGGGTCCACGCTGTGAGCTCCAGCCAGGACCCTGCCCCACTACGGGCTGTCCCAATGGGGGCACCTGTCAGCTGGTTCCAGGGAGAGactccaccctccacctctgcctctgcccccaag GTTTCAGAGGCCCGAGCTGTGAGGTGAATCCAGATGACTGTGCTGGGCACCAGTGTCAGAACGGGGGCACTTGCCCGGATGGGCTGAGCACCTACACGTGCCTCTGCCCAGAGGCCTGGACAG GCTGGGATTGCTCCGAAGATGTGGATGAATGTGAGGCTCAGGGTCCCCCTCGCTGCCAAAATGGGGGTACCTGCCAGAACTCAGCTGGCAgcttccattgtgtgtgtgtgagcagctGGGGAGGCACAGGCTGTGAAGAGAACCTAGACGACTGTGTTGCTGCCACCTGTGCCCCGGGATCCACCTGCATCGATCGTGTGGGCTCCTTCTCCTGCCTTTGCCCACCTGGCCGCACAG GACTCCTGTGCCACATGGAGGACATGTGCCTGAACCAGCCATGCCACGGGGAAGCCCAGTGCAGCACCAATCCCCTGACAGGCTCTCCACTCTGCCTGTGTCAGCCTGGCTACTCGGGGCCCACCTGCCACCAGGACCTGGACGAGTGTCAGATGG CCCAGCAAGGCCCCAGTCCCTGTGAACACGGCGGCTCTTGCCTCAACACCCCTGGCTCCTTTGACTGCCTCTGTCCCCCTGGCTACACGGGCTCCCGCTGCGAGGCTGATCACAATGAGTGCCTGTCCCAGCCCTGCCATCTAGGCAGCACCTGCCTGGACCTGCTTGCCACCTTCCACTGCCTCTGCCCACCAG GCACAGAAGTTTCTTCCCTGTGCCAGAATGGAGGTCTCTGCATCGACAGTGGCTCCTCCTATTTCTGCCACTGCCCCCCTGGATTCCAAGGCAGCGTATGTCAGGACAGGGTGAACCCATGTGAGTCCAGGCCCTGCCAACATGGGGCCACGTGCATGGCCCAGCCCACTGGGTATCTCTGCCAG GCCAGTGGTGTGAAGTGGAGACAGACCCTTGCCAGAGCCAGCCCTGCTCCAACGGAGGGTCTTGTGAGACAACAGCAGGACCACCCCTGGGTTTCACCTGCCACTGCCTCCAG AAAGATCAGACAGCCTAGCAGTATTCCGGCAATGTCTCTTGTGACCACGAGAGGGCGGTGTTTGGCTGCTCTTGACAAGGACACGGCTCCACTTCAACAGAGGATCCAAATTAATCTCCTTCAGGACTTAGTTCACAGTCTTCGCCAGTTGCTTTAA